Proteins found in one Drosophila innubila isolate TH190305 chromosome X, UK_Dinn_1.0, whole genome shotgun sequence genomic segment:
- the LOC117787998 gene encoding uncharacterized protein LOC117787998, with product MNNEFSLLNEMQENCKLYGMVEVDQLRSTWKARKFPIEVPVSIVQSGLLPSIFDWPLMGQLMPMEQAMGEAMLQQRINDLELLNSLTTSLQRIEIVPELGIEVDVVLGRPSYNVQVQDNGSIVVKELPSLHIHIYAVETRAVAGQECDLDNDQDNEQDNEDEDEVDGDGDADAEDEISNNNNTDNHNTDNKNTPNKSMQLTLYKKDSQESLDYMQSYEECGNLTDPDEPTDFLTESDDQADIKLRRRMSFWMRFGNWLRQSMPRLN from the coding sequence ATGAACAATGAATTTTCTCTGCTGAACGAGATGCAGGAGAACTGTAAGCTATATGGAATGGTTGAGGTGGACCAATTGCGGTCCACGTGGAAGGCCCGAAAATTCCCCATCGAGGTGCCCGTTTCGATAGTCCAGAGTGGCTTGCTGCCATCGATCTTCGACTGGCCACTGATGGGCCAACTGATGCCCATGGAGCAGGCAATGGGGGAGGCAATGCTCCAGCAGCGTATCAATGATCTGGAATTGTTGAACAGTCTGACAACATCGTTGCAGCGCATCGAGATTGTGCCGGAGCTGGGCATCGAGGTGGATGTGGTGCTGGGACGACCCAGCTATAATGTTCAGGTGCAGGATAATGGCAGCATTGTGGTCAAGGAGCTGCCCAgtctacacatacatatatacgcgGTGGAGACGCGAGCTGTCGCTGGACAGGAGTGCGATCTAGATAATGACCAGGACAATGAGCAGGACAATGAAGATGAGGATGAAgtcgatggcgatggcgatgccgatgccgaggATGAAATCtcgaataacaacaacactgatAATCACAACACTGATAATAAGAACACCCCGAACAAATCCATGCAGCTGACATTGTACAAAAAGGACTCACAAGAGTCCTTGGACTATATGCAGTCATATGAGGAGTGCGGCAATCTAACGGATCCCGATGAGCCCACCGATTTCCTAACCGAATCCGATGATCAAGCCGATATCAAACTACGTCGTCGCATGTCCTTCTGGATGCGTTTCGGCAATTGGTTGCGACAGAGTATGCCACGCCTTAACTAA